The sequence below is a genomic window from Saccopteryx leptura isolate mSacLep1 chromosome 3, mSacLep1_pri_phased_curated, whole genome shotgun sequence.
AGCAGTGACCAGGGTTCCTGTCTGCTCATTTGGCTGCTGTTCTACTTCATATGTGGGCCAGCCAAGAGCAGGAGTTACTGCCACTGTCTCTAGGACTGCCCTGGCTCTCCAGGACTGTGACTGAGGGGGACAGACTCCTTCCAGGTAGGGACTTCCTGCTCCAGGGTGTGCTTGGGGGCCTGAAGATTTGGTTCTCCCCCTACAGATTTTTGCATGAATCCCCAGACGGTGCTTCTCCTGCGGGTCATTGCTGCCTTCTGCTTCCTGGGCATAGTATGTAGTCTCTCTGCATTCCTCCTGGATGTCTTTGGGCCCAAGCATCCAGCCCTGAAGATCACCCGTCGCTATGCCTTTGCACACATTCTCACAGGTAAGCCCAGGCCTGCTCCCAGTGGGGGAGGAATTGGCACAGGGTGGGGGCACCCTGTGTGGAATTGCAGATGGGGATGGCAGAGTTTTTCTGAGCAGATACTGGTCCAGATGCTCATTTTAACTCTAGCCTTTCCCAGAGCACTGGGGCATGATAACAGCTTGCTTTTGTCATTTGCATGtacacctggcccagctgtcGGGAGAGGATATTGTTAGAATTCCCTAAGAAATTTCATGGCTCTCCTAAAATGGGGTTTAAAGCTCATCCGGGCTCCCGGGACCTGCAGCGAGCATGGAAAGGAGCTGAGTATCTTATTGTGTCTCCCTGGAGTGCACAATCTCCTCAGATTCTTTCCTCCCCTTTCGCTTCCCTTCAAACTAGCCTCCACCATGACTGAGTGGCTATTGATTTGATTCGTGGTGTTACCGACTCCAGTGCCCAGATTGCATTGCCTTGTCTGTTCCTTTTAAGAACTCAGTGACTTCTAGCAGCTCTCATATTCCAATTCCAGATTCTTAAGATGGAGAGTCTCTGACTAGACCAGATGGGGTCAGGCATCTGTCCCCAGCCTCAGCCTAAGAACCCCTGGCCTAGAGAGATCCCCTTGCAGGATCCAGGGCCACACAGGTCCTTTGACATTGGAATTTGGGTAGAGAGGCTGAAGTTGGTTCTGCAAGCATCCCTCTGCAGGGTGTCTGCTAACCCCCTTTCTGTGCTTTTCCTCTGTCCCCCAGTCCTGCAGTGTGCCACCGTCATTGGCTTTTCCTACTGGGCTTCTGAACTCATCCTGGCCCAGCAGCAGCAACATAAGAAGTACCATGGTTCCCAGGTGTATGTCACCTTTGCTGTTAGTTTCTACCTGGTGGCAGGAGCTGGTGGAGCCTCAATCTTGGCAACAGCAGCCAATCTCCTGCGCCACTACCCcacggaggaggaggagcaggcacTGGAGCTGCTCTCAGAGATGGAGGAGACCGAGCCCTACCCCTCGGAGTACGAGGTCATCAACCAGTTCCAACCACCCCCGGCCTACACACCCTAATGCCTGcctgggctgccctgctcccgcTCGGCAGCCCTTCCCACCCCCCAAGGAGCGCCTTCTCCCACAGGCCTCACTGGAGGATCCTGACCATCTTCATCAAACCTTTTCCAGGAGAGACTCTGCCTTTTGGGTTATTCACATATCCCTGCTCTGGAAACCTGGGCTCATGGATTTTATGTCACGCACTTTTTCCCCTCTGTCACCTTCCGTTCCTGAGGTCACTAGTCATTACCAACCAGGGATGGTCATAACAAGTTTTCTCCCTTCATGGGCCATATCTTTCAGACCAGAACTTTCCTGGGGAAGCTGCAGAAAGTGGACAGTCCCAGATAGAAGTGTCATAGGGCCCAAGGGAAAGGGGACTGTGCCCTGCAGGCCTCCTTCATAATGGTCAGTATTTGTCCCACAGCTATAGCTGTGGGCTAACCCTGCCCAAATTCCTTCTCCGAGTGCCCAGTGCCAGGCCACCGCTCTGCAGAATTCTCTGCACTTTATTCTTTGGACTTCCCATCCCCTGTGTTCTGGTTTTACAGGGAGAAGGAATTGCTGTTGAGGAGCAGAGCTGGTCTTCCCCTCTTTGCCCTGGCTTAGATGCCCAGAGTCCAGGCAAGGAGAGAGCCCTGGTGTGGCCTGAGGCCTCCTAGTGCCCAGGAAGGATCAGAGTTAAAGGGGCTGAGTCTTCTCAGCCCCTTCACCTTTTAAAattgaatgattttaaaaaggaaaaaacaaaaccaggcaACAGCAACAATAACCTATTTTTAAACTAGCGACAAGACTGTTGTCTCTTTTTCGATATTTATCCCACTCTTTTGGGCTCTGCAGTGTTTTGGGCCACAGTTCCTTCCAGCCCTCAGTAGTTCTTCCCTGAACCTGTCCCAGCAGAATGCAACCCTCttcccttgctccctccctcccagtgGCCTTCCTGTGGACCCCAGATCCCCGTTAGCCGAGGCACTGAGGACTagggcctggctggctggctggctggccagCGTGGTGCTCCTCAGGGCTGTGGCGCTGAGATGTAACCTGGCCTCCGTGCAGGAACCGGGGCCACAGCAGGGCAGGAAACCCACCACTCTCCACATAGGAACAACAACCAATGGGCTCTGTTGCGTGAGGTGTCAGACTGGCAGACCTGACTGTGTCCCTCTCAGGCTTAATGTGGCCCCTAGACTATAACTTGGGGCAACAGCTTGCTGCATGCCCCCTCCCTTCTTGAATGGACTCTGGTCTTGCAGTGTGCTACTTACTGGCTCTTTCTTGCCCAGCCATCACCCTGGCTTTCCTGTTTGCCACACATGACTCTGGGTCTGGCTGAATTTTCTGCCCTGAGATCTGGGGCATAAAAGTGGGAAAAAGTGGAGAGACCTTCAGTGTGGGTCTAGATGGCCAAGCTTCTTTGGAATCAGTGTCCAGTGCTGAATGGAAGAGCAGATGGGTCTCAATCTACTTCTATGGGTGGCAGAGCAAGGCTGGAGAATGGACACCACTGTTGAGCTGTGGCTGGAAAGGAACTGTCACATGCCTCATTCTTTGGCCAGACTGCTGGGGATATCTGGACAGATGCCTGTGTGGATGGTGAAGATCACGCTTGCACATGAACAAGTGGCTGCCTGGAGTTCACTGTGACGCCAAAATGTGTCCTGTTCTGACTTTCACACTTCCAGACTCTTCTGTTAGGCGAGAAAGCCTGCTGTGACACTTACACACAAAGCCAAGGGGCTGcattgttttgtctttctgtCAAGTCCAAGTTTGTCTGGCAGGTATCCAAGGTGTGCCAGCTCTTGTGACCTTAGGTGTCTGAGGAGCAGATCAAGAGACCAGGCACCGGACTCGCATGCCAAAGTGACCGGTCATCTTGTGAGGCcccagacatgaccctatggacTATTTCACGTGATTTGGAACCCACTTTTTATTAGCCTTCTACACCTCTGGCCTTTCTCTTTCCCCAGCTATCCTGACACTGTCATATAAATTCccatgttgtgttttttttttcccctagggggaaaaaaagcaaaaacaaaacaaatgaatagaaaCCACAAGTAAGAATGTAAATGCTATTGGCTCCCTGTCGTTTTTCTGTTACTGTTTTCCTGAGTTggtttttccccttcctcttagAGAAGCAGGAGATACTGATGAAGTATGTAATTAGAAAAGTGAGAGGGAGTGCATGTTCCTACGTGTGTAGGGCACTTCCCCATGGATGCTCCTCTAACCTGACACCTCCACAGTGAGGCCCCATGGCAGCCCAAGTGCTTGGCCGCAGAGCCTCCTGTCTGGGTCTGGGTAAGCCACAGAAAACTTGTCCTGTGTGAGGAGAAATAGACCCCAAGTCTAGGACTTGCCAAAGAAACTGTACTTTCTAATGAAACCATAGGGAGTGGTTCTTGGTTACTTCCTTACTGGGAGAGGATGTGAGTGGCAGCAGTTCCAGATGTAACTCTTAGGAGAGCCTTTAGTGGTAGTTGCCTCGCATGGCTACACACATTCTAGTCATTCATTTCTACACTCAGCTGACAGATTGGACCCAAAAATGTGCATATGGTAAAAGATCTTAGGGCTCCCTTTGAGGGACAGCCTGTTTGAgagggttttttaattttattcctggGAAGAGCATATATCTTTCTTGGGGCCTTGGACTGTGTTCTCATTTCAGCTCACACGTTTTTAACAAGTGACTTGTGTTGTATACAAGCATGTGAGTCATCATGGGAGAAACGTGATAACCCACGGAGCCCTCTCTCCAAGGGTTTTGTATCCTCAGTTCAGGAGGTGAACTTGtccctggaagggcagagtgaAGTGAGCGGTCTAGTGGACAACTAACTAAAAAGGGATCTGTGCTCGCAGGCTCTGACCTGAGAGTACCAAAGGGTTCATGGCAACAGCTGGGGCTGGGCTCAATTGAGacagtatttggaggtggggtgggggtgattCCTATAGAGGGAATAGCAAGAGCTAAGCACAACTGTAGTCAGGATGTGGCTAGAGCATAGGGTAGCAAGGTGAGGGGCCCCATTGGAGGCACTAAAAGTGGGGAACCCTGACAGGATTCTGAGAAGAAAAAGGaccatgtttgtgttttttttgttttttttttggcaagagggATTTAGAGCGACAAAAAgctagaaagatgagaagcatcaactcgtagttgcagcacttcagttcatagactgcttctcatatgtgtcttgatggggggggggggttcaggctgagccagtgaccccttgctcaagccagcaaccttggacttgaagccagtgacttttgggctcaaaccagtgacctcgaggtttcagacctgggacctcggtgtcccaggtcgatgctctatccaccgtggcACCCCTGGTAAGGCAGACTAGTGACAGTGAAGAGGGCTGGCCTAGTGCTAGTGGAAGAGTCTGTGGGGCCCAGATGGGAGACCTTATGGAGCCCTGTGGTGTCCTGACACCTGGCTAGAGGGAGGAGGACAGCAGTCTCAGTTGGCTTGAGGGCCTGGTGTCTCAGCAGGTGTTAGAGCAGGAATACAGGAGCCACAGCCCCTGTGGACCTGTCACAAGGTGGAAAGGAGCCAGTGCTGCCGGCTGAGAAGGGCTTAGCATGAGAAGATGCAGGATATGGAGGCCGCAGGAGAGCTAGAAGCCCGAGTTCAACCACGTGTCTCAACAGTTCGGTGATGAAAGAACTTTTACAGACTTCTGGTTCCATCTTGTTTAAGGGCTATAGAGCTCTATGAGCATGGAGCCTGAAGGCATAGGGCTGGCAGCATCCTGTTCTTCCGTCTCTAGCAAAATGGCAGCTAGCCCTGTGAAGGACTACTTCATGGCAATGTTTGGCCTCACCCTGTGGCTCAGTCCTCCCTTGCTTTGACTTTACTTTTGGGGTTCTCTCACCTAGACTTCCAGTGCCACTGCTGTAGGTAGAGTTTTCTTCTGGAATAACCTTAGAATGGTGAGTGGGATTTGTTTTAATAAAGGGGAGGATGTTCCATATTCATTCTTTCCTACCTATTAGCCTGTCTgcttgaataagagtggtgaggaAAATTTGCGTGTGTGCGTTTGCACTTAAGCACTCACGTaccacacgtgcacacacacacacaatttccagTCTGTCAACAGgctttttgtcttgctttttacCTTAGGGCCAGGGCATCATGCTTTCTTATGGAACATTTGCTCATCAAATACACTGAACACAATGTGCTTTGTAAAGAAGGTAGACACTAACCCACACTTTCTTTGCCCAACAGGAGAGATGAAACCTGACAAGGCAGAAGCCTGACACATGGCACTTGATGCCCCTTGAGACTAAAGATCCAGGAAGGCTTCATGGAAGAGGACAGAAGTAATTAATATTGGCCTTGAAGAATGGGTAGGCTTTTCAAGAGAGCAAGATGTAATTAGTGGTGTGAAAGCAGAAAAAAGGGACAGATTTTGGGAAACACTGagctgtttttgtttatttttaattggccaagtcaatattttattaaaaaatacacacgcctgacctgtggtggcgcagtggataaagcgttgacctggaatgctgaggtcgccggttcaaaaccctgggattacctggttaaggcacatatgggagttgatgcttcctgctcctcccctcttctctctctctctctctctttctcctccttctctctaaaatgaataaataaagtcttaaaaaaaaaacaaagaaagaaaaaaaaacatacacacacatttaatgGTCATGAAGGCAGAGCCAGAAAGGAGACTGAGACGTCATCTTTGGGGACAGGCTGACCACACAGTGCTTCTACAGGCACGCCTCACTTGAAAAAAGGAGGGCATTTTCGAGACCCGATTCCCAAACTAGATAAATTAGGAGAGGGCTTTGTTTTTATAGGCACAGCAGATGAGGGCAGCTTCTCACCACTGAGGAATGTGATTTATGCAGGAGTATTCAGAAACCAACTGTGCTAAGAGCGGTCACCAGTCCCTGAGGCAGTTTtaaaagcaggagagagagagagagagaccggatTTTCCTGGAGGCAGCTTTTCTTTCCCAAATATGGGGGGAACATTCTCCAAGGAAgaccagagagagagactgggagcAGGTCAGGGACCCAGAAGGAAGGCGAGTGCCCCCTCCTGCACCTAGTACTGGCCTGGGCAGGTCTTTGGCACAGGAACACAGGTTTAGAAGTCTTTCCTAAGATCACTGGCGCATGGATCCTCTTGTCTGCCCGGCCACGCATCCTGCAGGGCCTCCTCTGGGCCGGGAGGCTGGGGTGTCCTCAGGTGCATCTGTTGACTGGGTCACACAAGAGATCTTGTAGGACAGCCACACGCTCACCAGGCAGAGGAAGGTGGCCACGAAACCAAAGATCACTGCGGCCACCAGCTCGCTCTGGTTGTAGCTCTTGGAGGCTGCCACAATGGAGGCGATTAGGAGGAGCAGGATACTGATTAAATAGTGCAGAAGTTCCGACAGGGGCAGCTGATGCAGGTGAGCATGCAGTAGAGGTGGAAGAGGTGGACCAGGTAGAAGGCGAGGATCATTATCAAGTTGCAAATGGTGACCACTTCAAAGTATCTGAAGGCACTGTGGCCACTCCACGGAGAGCTCCTCACACAGACGAAGGCAGTCAGCAGCGTGACCATCTGCGCCACTCTCAGCATGGCCCCTTGGGTGCAGGGGTAGACCTGATCCAGCAGTCCCTCCGAGGGGCTCATCCCCCACTGTCCCGTGCTGGCCCTGGGTCCCAACGCACTGCCACTGCTGCACATGGTGGCGGACGAGCCCGGCTCCGTGCAACATGGCACGGACCCTGCCTGCTGCCTCTGAGCTGGTGTTTTGAGCAATGGTGATATCCACTGGAGGGGAGTGATTAGGTGGATGGACCCTACTGTGAGGGCCTGGAATACCAAGGTTATTGTCTGAACACTTAGAGCTGCAAGGTACAGAACTCTTAACAGAGAAATATCTTAAGTGGAATTTATTCGTTCCCATAGCTGACAAGTAACTTGGCTGGATCCAAGGACTCAAACAATGATGTGCAGAAATAATTTCTGTGTCTGCTCTGCTCATGGTCTCAGGAGTCTTCCCAAAGATGGTGAAGATGGTCACCAACAGCCCAGGCTCACACAAACTCTTATTTAAGGACTAGATGAGTCTCTATTTCCCACCTTAAATGAGACCCCTTTCCCTGAACAGTGGCCAAGGATTTGAAGGTCATCTTATGGCCCAAGATGAGGACAACTACATTTGCAGTATTGGAGTCAGAGATGGCGCTGATAGAGGAGGTTGGAGTGCGCAAACCCAAGGGCAAAAACCATCAATTTGAGATCCTTGCGATCATGAACAGATGTGAGCTGCCCCACAGTCTTTCTGTCCGCCCTCCTTACTGTGATAATAGGGTTTGTGGGCACTAGCCAGCTCTGCTTTTTTGTAGAAGTTCTGTGTGTCCCATCTTTGACCAGGGCTGGGCCTTGGAATGACGTTTACTCACTGTCAAGCAGGCAACCTGGGCCTTGACTACACTGGCCCAGGCCCCCAGATTGgtgtcttttccttccctccttcgcTTGCCCCTTTCTTCTTGCCCAATTCCAATTAGAAAGGAAAGTTTATTACTTGTGACAGCATAGCACTGGAgtatcaccattttttttttttttaccagctcTCTGAGCTCCACTTTCCACAGGGCGATGTGATGGCTTCTGCATACACACTGGCTGGTATCACAGAAAAGGAAGTGAGCTTAGGAAGCCCAAGTCTTTAGTAACGGATGGGCGGTAAACATGTCTCTCTTTGCTCACAGGGAGATGTCATCTCCATCTTCTATGACTATCAGCAAACCTGCCTGTTGCTCCAGAGGCAGACCCTCTCTTCCAAAAATGTTCCCTACACACAAAGGAACAAGGGCAGACAGAGCCCCTTTGTAAGACAAGCAGAACCATGATGGACCCAGGCAGAATTGTCTCCCATCATGGCAATATGTAACTTTCATTTTCAGAAAATTGTATGGTGAATGAGCACTCCTCTTCAATCTCAAGTTTCTTCTACACAAGTCAACTCGATT
It includes:
- the TMEM127 gene encoding transmembrane protein 127, translated to MYAPGGAGLPGGRRRRSPGGSALPKQPERSLASALPGALSITALCTALAEPAWLHIHGGTCSRQELGVSDVLGYVHPDLLKDFCMNPQTVLLLRVIAAFCFLGIVCSLSAFLLDVFGPKHPALKITRRYAFAHILTVLQCATVIGFSYWASELILAQQQQHKKYHGSQVYVTFAVSFYLVAGAGGASILATAANLLRHYPTEEEEQALELLSEMEETEPYPSEYEVINQFQPPPAYTP